Proteins from one Ricinus communis isolate WT05 ecotype wild-type chromosome 9, ASM1957865v1, whole genome shotgun sequence genomic window:
- the LOC8278732 gene encoding kinesin-like protein KIN-13A encodes MGGQMQQSNAAAAAAATALYDHAAGGAGGGPLHNAGPTSDAGDAVMARWLQSAGLQHLASPLASTAAIDNRLLPNLLMQGYGAQSAEEKQRLFKLMRNLNFNGESGSEPYTPTMQTSAGMAGSDSFYSPEFRGDFGAGLLDLHAMDDTELLSEHVISEPFEPSPFMPGSSKGFDNDFNVASSRQQREQSDPDPSVAFITNDKDSTRENNVAKIKVVVRKRPLNKKEIARKEDDIVSVSDNALTVHEPKLKVDLTAYVEKHEFCFDAVLDQHVTNDEVYRVTVEPIIPTIFQRTKATCFAYGQTGSGKTFTMQPLPLRAAEDLVRFLHQPAYRNQRFKLWLSYFEIYGGKLFDLLSERKKLCMREDGRQQVCIVGLQEFEVCDVQIVKEFIERGNAARSTGSTGANEESSRSHAILQLAVKKHTEIKDTRRNNNDGNESKSGKVVGKISFIDLAGSERGADTTDNDRQTRIEGAEINKSLLALKECIRALDNDQIHIPFRGSKLTEVLRDSFVGNSRTVMISCISPNAGSCEHTLNTLRYADRVKSLSKSGNPRKDQTVNSLPPTTRDASSASSLPVSSDVDEVYEQEEAKAVDTSRRAVEKETFSYKPTTDYDKQPPTYSSSYPLNGREERGSSGTAERERLEINNSYGGSTSQKVYSSHPQNSAETEEKVQKVSPPRRKGVREEKSEKVGNWLKKESSGSDIPSTNSRQQNTGNYTTNNTMLRQYESDPPPDGNINAILEEEEALIAAHRKEIEDTMEIVREEMKLLAEVDQPGSLIDNYVTQLSFVLSRKAAGLVSLQARLARFQHRLKEQEILSRKRVPR; translated from the exons ATGGGTGGCCAGATGCAGCAAAGcaatgctgctgctgctgctgcagcGACCGCTTTATATGATCATGCTGCCGGCGGCGCTGGCGGGGGGCCCTTGCATAATGCAGGCCCCACTAGCGATGCTGGTGATGCGGTCATGGCACGGTGGCTTCAGTCTGCCGGCTTGCAGCATCTGGCCTCACCCTTGGCTTCCACTGCTGCCATCGATAATCGCCTCCTACCTAATCTCCTAATGCAg GGTTATGGAGCACAATCTGCTGAAGAAAAGCAGAGGCTTTTTAAGCTAATGAGAAACCTCAATTTCAATGGGGAATCAGGTTCTGAGCCTTACACACCAACCATGCAAACTTCAGCTGGTATGGCTGGATCAGATAGTTTTTATTCTCCAGAATTCAGGGGTGATTTTGGCGCTGGTCTTTTGGATCTTCATGCTATGGATGACACCGAGCTTCTATCTGAG CATGTCATCTCGGAACCTTTTGAGCCATCACCATTCATGCCTGGTAGTTCAAAAGGTTTTGACAATGATTTCAATGTGGCTAGTAGTAGACAGCAAAGAGAGCAAAGTGATCCAGATCCTTCTGTTGCCTTCATTACTAATGATAAAGACAGTACCAGGGAAAATAATGTCGCTAAAATTAAAGTTGTG GTACGTAAAAGACCGTTAAACAAGAAGGAGATTGCTCGGAAGGAAGATGATATTGTCAGTGTATCTGACAATGCTTTAACTGTGCATGAGCCTAAGTTAAAG GTGGACTTGACTGCCTATGTCGAGAAGcatgaattttgttttgatgctGTTCTGGATCAGCATGTCACCAATGATGAG GTTTATCGGGTTACCGTGGAGCCAATTATTCCCACCATTTTCCAGCGAACTAAAGCTACGTGTTTTGCATATGGTCAGACAG GTAGTGGTAAGACATTTACCATGCAACCATTGCCACTAAGAGCTGCTGAAGACCTTGTTAGATTTTTGCATCAGCCAGCTTATCGTAATCAGAGATTCAAACTATGGCTTAgctattttgaaatatatggTGGAAAACTTTTTGACCTTCTTAgtgaaagaaa GAAGCTTTGCATGAGAGAAGATGGGCGGCAACAAGTCTGCATTGTTGGACTGCAAGAATTTGAAGTTTGTGATGTACAGATTGTTAAGGAATTCATTGAGAGGGGAAATGCTGCAAGAAGTACTGGATCTACTGGTGCCAATGAGGAATCTTCAAGATCACATGCTATCTTACAGCTTGCTGTTAAGAAGCACACTGAGATCAAAGATACCAGGAGGAATAATAACGATGGAAATGAGTCTAAAAGCGGAAAAGTGGTTgggaaaatttcttttatagatCTTGCTGGCAGTGAACGAGGTGCAGACACTACTGATAACGATAGACAAACAAG GATTGAAGGTGCTGAAATTAATAAGAGCCTTTTGGCCCTCAAGGAATGCATTCGTGCTTTGGACAATGACCAGATTCATATACCATTTCGTGGGAGCAAACTCACAGAAGTACTCCGTGACTCCTTTGTTGGCAACTCTAGGACAGTTATGATCTCTTGCATTTCTCCAAATGCAGGCTCATGTGAACACACACTCAATACTTTGAGATATGCTGATAG GGTTAAAAGTCTCTCAAAAAGTGGAAATCCAAGAAAGGATCAGACTGTAAATTCATTACCTCCAACCACCAGGGATGCATCATCAGCATCATCTTTGCCTGTCTCTTCTGATGTAGATGAAGTTTATGAACAAGAAGAGGCTAAAGCTGTGGATACAAGTAGAAGGGCtgtagaaaaagaaactttttCCTACAAACCAACTACTGATTATGACAAACAGCCCCCAACCTATTCTTCGAGTTATCCCTTAAATGGACGAGAAGAACGTGGGTCTTCCGGCAcagcagagagagagaggcttGAAATTAACAATTCTTATGGTGGTTCCACAAGTCAAAAAGTCTACTCATCACACCCTCAAAACTCAGCTGAAACAGAAGAGAAGGTGCAAAAGGTGTCACCACCTCGTAGAAAAGGAGTCAGGGAAGAAAAGTCAGAAAAAGTGGGTAACTGGTTGAAGAAAGAGAGCAGTGGATCTGATATTCCCTCCACAAACTCTAGGCAGCAGAATACAGGAAACTATACCACAAATAATACTATGTTGAGACAGTATGAATCTGATCCTCCTCCAGATGGGAATATCAATGCCATACTTGAG GAAGAGGAGGCCCTAATTGCTGCtcatagaaaagaaatagaggaTACAATGGAGATTGTTCGTGAG GAAATGAAGCTGTTGGCAGAAGTAGACCAACCAGGGAGTCTCATTGACAACTATGTTACCCAATTGAGCTTTGTGCTATCACGCAAGGCAGCGGGTTTGGTTAGTCTACAAGCTCGTCTTGCAAGGTTCCAGCATCGactaaaagaacaagaaatactTAGTCGGAAGAGAGTTCCTCGATAA
- the LOC8278734 gene encoding translationally-controlled tumor protein homolog: protein MLVYQDLLTGDELLSDSFPYKEIENGILWEVEGKWVVQGAIDVDIGANPSAEGGGEDEGVDDQAVKVVDIVDTFRLQEQPPFDKKQFVTFIKRYIKLVTPKLDQETQEHFKKNIEGATKFLLSKLSDLQFFVGESMHDDGSLVFAYYKDGAADPTFLYFAHGLKEIKC from the exons ATGTTGGTCTATCAGGATTTACTCACCG GTGATGAGCTTCTCTCGGACTCGTTCCCATACAAGGAAATTGAGAACGGCATTCTGTGGGAAGTTGAAGGGAAG tGGGTTGTTCAAGGAGCCATTGATGTAGACATCGGTGCAAATCCTTCTGCTGAAGGTGGAGGAGAAGATGAGGGTGTTGACGATCAAGCTGTTAAAGTTGTTGACATTGTTGACACATTTAGGCTCCAG GAACAACCGCCTTTTGACAAGAAGCAGTTTGTCACATTCATTAAGAGATACATTAAGCTGGTGACACCCAAGCTGGATCAGGAGACGCAAGAGCATTTCAAGAAAAACATTGAGGGAGCAACCAAGTTCCTCCTGTCGAAGCTCAGTGACCTCCAATT TTTTGTGGGGGAGAGCATGCATGATGATGGATCCCTGGTGTTTGCTTACTACAAGGATGGTGCGGCCGACCCAACATTTTTGTACTTCGCCCATGGTTTGAAGGAGATCAAGTGCTAA
- the LOC8278736 gene encoding uncharacterized protein LOC8278736, whose translation MTALRLLLRLGPAKVLSLSSVSIQLLFIFGAEDGQCRNRYPFQHSRVSLYISSTCDRTVVALQCSHLFHLDCIGSAFNASDSMRCPNCRQAENGRWFSFKDDNPESDTDEVTDNEDSHPSSEMEPFHDHLSPTARLFPELYLLNEQVMNEELVRFSGNPHFNPYLVGPLSPGEIAASRVLQVLHYQGSIAHQSIIDPQQISAQAVPWWGFYWPRIDPVSMLQQESISRWAILESMFGAQTSFQPSINLGSFGNIGLPSGNFTRVQPPSNLPSPAVSAMAAGRSVMNGLQGHFSTGNPVTFSEQTQRLNHMSTFAPPQSDPQSHNTTPVDPFMAQRQQAAHSEWANGSYPKRLENCWRSID comes from the exons ATGACTGCA CTCCGTCTTCTTCTTCGTCTCGGTCCAGCAAAAGTGCTCTCTCTGTCCTCTGTAAG CATTCAATTACTTTTCATATTTGGAGCTGAAGATGGACAATGCAGAAACAGATATCCCTTCCAGCATAGCCGTGTTTCCTTATATATCTCTA GTACCTGTGATCGTACAGTCGTCGCGCTTCAGTGCTCTCACTTGTTTCATCTTG ATTGCATCGGTTCTGCATTCAATGCATCAGATTCTATGCGATGTCCCAACTGTCGACAAGCTGAAAATGGCAGATGGTTCAGTTTTAAGGATGATAATCCTGAAAGTGACACAGATGAGGTCACTGACAATGAGGATTCCCATCCTTCTAGTGAAATG GAGCCATTTCATGATCATTTATCTCCTACTGCTAGGCT GTTCCCGGAGCTGTATTTGCTTAATG AGCAAGTTATGAATGAGGAATTAGTAAGATTTAGCGGCAATCCTCATTTTAATCCTTACTTGGTTGGTCCACTTTCTCCTGGTGAGATTGCTGCTTCCCGTGTTCTCCAAGTTCTCCATTACCAGGGGTCCATTGCTCATCAATCTATCATTGACCCTCAGCAAATTTCAGCTCAAGCAGTTCCTTGGTGGGGGTTCTATTGGCCAAGAATTGATCCTGTCAGTATGCTACAACAAGAGTCCATTTCTCGTTGGGCTATTCTTGAATCCAT GTTTGGCGCTCAAACCTCTTTTCAGCCTTCAATTAATTTAGGTTCTTTTGGCAATATTGGTTTGCCATCTGGAAATTTTACGAGGGTGCAGCCACCTAGCAATTTACCATCACCAGCCGTGAGTGCTATGGCAGCTGGAAGGAGTGTGATGAATGGTTTGCAGGGCCATTTTTCAACAGGGAATCCTGTGACCTTTTCTGAACAGACTCAGAGGCTCAACCATATGTCTACCTTCGCACCCCCACAGAGTGACCCTCAATCACATAACACCACACCTGTGGATCCTTTCATGGCGCAGCGCCAGCAAGCTGCTCATAGTGAATGGGCCAACGGCAGCTATCCCAAAAGACTCGAAAATTGTTGGAGAAGTATTGACTGA